TAACCTGGGCCACATGACAAGAAATTGTGAAGAATAATGATAACCCACGGTCACTTGAAACAAAACACACTAGGTAAATCTCTGATATCATGTAGTGTATGAAGCTGCTCCACGCCAGAATTTGAGCTGCTAAGTGCTAACTTTATGTAAATTAGATGTATTAGAGGCCAAGATTAGATGGATGAAAAACTTATCGACATATCGACGAGTGTGTTAACTCATTGGAGTTGTCTCTGGTCCTACGAAGCATGTTTGATAACTGAGGCCCACTAGGTTGAAGTTGAACAGAACTATACTTTGACTATGGAAAAACACTTCATGCATGTCTGCCATGTTATTTTGTTTATTATAGTACAGTTTCACAGGAATGAGGTTACATATCCCTATCGAAATAGGTGGTGCTATCATCTTGGAATATTCGAAAATGAGTACTCGGAAAAGAAACCTTGTGTGTACATGTCCAGAGTTTCAATGCAATGTGGGAACCATACTGTTCTTCCAACTTGATTTGAGAGAATTATAATTTTTAAAGAAAAGAATATATCTGTCTAGAGGAACTAGATTGGTTATGAGTTCTTATCAAAAGGACTTCTGGCGGCATACATACGATGGGTCCAGTGATTCTATTGTAGTCAAGCCTAGACTACTAGACTTGATATGGACACATTAACTTACACAAATATTTCTCATGAAGAAATTTAAAACCTCTCATTGTATATGACATCTTAATTTATCCAATTAGGAGCTGACCTCGATAGCTTCCCTTTAATCTAGCTAACTAGGAGATAGCCCCAAGGCATTAATGAGGGACATGTGAGTCTTTTCTTATCCCCTTGACTTGTTCTAAAAATCTCACGATCTCTTGTATTTGTGGATGTACGGCATATGCTTTTGTGCTTACTAGTGATAGTACCTCTGACTTGGAAGTAAAAAATATTCATGCATTTCTGGTCCTTCAACTTCACTGTTAAATCGTAGTCTTGTTCTGGAATAGATGGCAAAATGAATCTGCCTAATTAGTGGAACACACCATATTTTTTCCTTTTAAACTACAGGCTAGAAAAATCTTTTGTACGCAgcaagattcaactaaactaaATTGTTCTTAGTAAACTCAAGAACTAAATTTGGTATATATGGAGAACAAAAAATCAAGTTAGCCACTTTActcattttatttttgaaattgcaagGATAACACGCGCATACACCCACCCACCAGTTTTGACTGCTCAAAGCACTAATTAGTTTACAGAAAATGACCATGCTGCTTGAAGCTTCCTTCCAGAGTAGATTTTCACAAAATTATCTACACATTTAGTTTTTTTGCTCCAAACAAGACAAGAGATACACATACACCCAGAAAAAAAAAGTGTTTTCCTTTCATTTTTATGGAATTTTGTGACATAAACTGACAAAAATTCAGATGGAATTTACATGTAGCTTTTAGGGATTAGTAACCCCCATGTGGCTGCCATGTGAGTGCCCTTCTTGAGTTTTGGCGCTAAGAGAAAGGAAATGGTGTGGAAGAAAAGGCACTGCATGGTGGGCTCTGCCATGCCCCCACCGCCACAAGCTATCATGCTTCCATGTTACTGTCTCACTGCCGCTGCACTCGAATGCCCTGACCCTGAAGTACCACAGTATTCCATAGCCAACAGTCAAGAGAGCCTCTTGGTAATGGAGAAACACATGCAAGGCTGCTACAGCAAGAACAATACGGTCCACATGCCTACTTCTCTTGCAGACTTCAACACTGTTTTCGTATAATGCGTTTACTCGTGGAATTTGAAGTTTTACTTATGTTTGGATTTAGTATGTGCATTGATAAGCAACACGAGGAATTGAAGTTGGTTTCTCAATAACGTTGCATGACTAACTCCTTGTTTAACTATGTGTATATTATATCCAACCAAAAACTTTATTGGATATAATTTATATGATATTCCTGCTAGTAGATACTTTAATTGGAGCAGAAGTGGCAGTATCACACGAATAATTTGTTTACTGAACTGAATATGTTCCGTGATCAGTCTAGTAATTAGAAGTAGAATCTCCAGTTATATATTTAGATTGCATTGATGAGCAATAAGGAGGCAACAAAAAAAGAGAGAGGTGTATACTGATCGAGCTGTACGGGAACAATACTAATGGATGGTCAATTCACTTTATTTCTAAATTATCACACTTTTGGTCAAAAGTATTCAAGAACTTAAAGTACGCGCTCTCCGTGCACTCCACAATTTTAGTCCAATGATCTTCAAGTCTTTTCCTATCATTCTTTCTTAATTGCTCGTTGTGCTTTATGCAAAGAcgcaactttttttttttggtgaaTCTGCCTTAATGCAAAGACGCAACTTGTATGATACGTTTGCATTTTTACCAATACCAAGTGTAAAAGCCGCAACAATATGCTGAAATTATAGCTACAATAACCATCTAAAGTTGATAATGATCCTTTACTAGTTTTATATGGAAATACATTGCTACTTTGATCCAGGAAAAAGAATCGCCTAATTAAAGACTTGATTAGTCAGTCCTGCTTTGGTGAATGGGCACGTCCTCCTTTTCTCCGGGAAACAATATTTAGCATTGATTTATGAGGACTATTTGGATGTTATTAGGGTCCAAGTGGGGCTGGTCCTGCATGTGCAGGCATGTGCATGGTCTGCAGCCCATCCCCTTGCCGGCCTCTTCCCAACCCTCTTCTAACATGCTGTCCCCTCCAGAAAGTGTACTCTttctcctcttcttttccttttcccatACCATCTTTCATATTCACACCTTTTGTTTCTTACTCACTAAGTTTATTTAGTAATGAATATAAAAACTTGGATAAAAGGCGCACACTCCAGTGGAAGTTATATAACCGCTTTTGACAGTTAAAAAGACCGTTCGAGTTGGGGGTCCCTCTATCTGTCTGAGATATTTTTCTCTTTGTGCATACCATTTTTTTTTCACTTTGTTGAAACAGAATACACACTGACTTATGAAAATAGTTACTATTCCAATCAAAAGTGCTGTCATGAAAAGAATGAGCATATTAGTCAAGACTAATATTTTGAAAGGTCTCATCCTACGATAATTTAAGAATCTAATTTTTATTTTCTACCACGTATAAAAATCAAAGTATTCATATTTGTGATCACCTAAAGGTAATGTTTACCTAATTAATTTCAGCAAGTACATTTATGTCACAGTAATAACTAATTATCTGATCATGTAAGTAAGTACAACATCTAGTCGAATTTACTCATCGTTCAGGCAGATAAAAAAACAGGAAAAAGTACAATGCGCATGTCCCAAACCCAAACAGGGCTCTTTCTTTTACTAAATCCAAATGGATGGTTCAAGAACAATATACCCTGCACGCTGCACAATGAATAGCAGCTGAGCAAGGCCACATGCAGCTTTCTTGGGCACACCTAGCTACCTGCTTTATATTCACATAAACCCCTCCCCTTGCAGCTCCCACAACATCACAAACCCATcaccttcctcctctcctcttcttctccttccacctccTTCCAAGAACTAATCGAGCAAGCAAAGGAAGTTAGCCATTGCTTTGTTCCTCGCGTGAGGGACACCAATGCACGCCCCGAGGAAGTTCAGGAAGGCCTTCATGGCGCAGCTCCTGGTGAGCCTGCGGGCGGCCGGCCAGGCGTCCAAGTCCATGGGCCTCCGGGAGCGCCGCGACGCCGTGCGGCTCTCCTCCGACGTGGCGATGGCGCTGGCGTCCGCCCgcacccgctcggcgccgcgcTCGTCGGCGGCGTGGGCGCGCGCCCTCGTCGCCAGGCACGCGGTGGAGCGGCGCAACGAGGCGCTCATGCGCCGCATCATGGGCGGCGCCGGCTACGAgatggccgcggccgcggccgccgcggcgaggaGCAGGAAGGAGGCGCGGAGCAGGAGGATCGTGCGTAGGTCGCGCCGGGTGTGCAGCAGCAgcgccgggaggaggaggacggtctcgctggcggcggcggcggcgagcggcggggcCGTGAGATGCAGCGCAATGGCGGCGGCCAGGAGGATGGTGAAGGCGAGGCTGCGGGTGCTGAGGAGCCTGGTGCCGGGAGGGGAGGCGTTGCGTGGCCTCTCCCTGCTGAGCGAGACGCTGGACTACGTCGTGTGCCTGAAGACACAGGTGGAGCTCATGCAATGCCTGTGCAAAGGATCCCGTCCCAAGCTGGGTTGATGAGTCAGTGATCTCATCTCAGGGTAATTGGCTTTTGTTCCATCTTTTCGTCTTCTTTTAAGTGCTTGTATGATGTATTTTTTTTGTATGATCTAGTTTTAACTTATATGTTGGGTAAACATATATGTAAGTTCTTGATTCTGTAATTCATTTTTTAGGTTCGGAGTACCTGAAAGTTTTCGAACTACTCAGGATTTTTGGAGTTGAATTTAACTGAGAGTTACTAATAATTAGTACTGTACCCTCCTGTCAGTGACTGAAACGTCTCGCTTCTTTTACACAAGTGTGATGCTGTATCTGTGGTACATTCAATAAGGCATTGCTCTGAAGATTTAGCACCCCTTCCACTTCCATCTCATACAACTTTTTCTTTCCAATATAGAAAAGTTCATGTCTTTCCTTTCCAATCGAAATGAACGATATTATATGCAACTTCAAGGTACTTACATATTTATTTTCGTAGATGCATCTTTTTCTAGTCAAACTCTGAATATGGAAGAATATATGACTCGCCATGACAAACAATTTCCCAAAAATACTCACTTGACATTCAGTAACATTTTGCTGTTCATGGCAGGCAGCAGCAACTGCGAGTCTGCACATCTGCAGACCTGCATGAGAGGTGTGGGAGGATTCAATGAAAAATCCTTCACCACCAGACTGCTCATGCATGCACAAAAAGCAAGGACCGCAACTGAAGCCGTCTGGATGGGAGGGCTCCAATCAGAGCTATCGATGTCTTAGGGAGCCAACTTACTACAGCCAGCTACTAGTACTAGTGGTACTACCGGTGTAACTATTGTGCAAGTACATGTCAGTGCCAAGATGGGCCTTGGTTTAATAGGTGTATCTCCTAGCTGAGAGCTGTTAGGATGAACAAAGCCATTGTCCAttttgtgaaagaagttttggTGTTAAGTAACTaccaatttttttttctttttggtgGTTGAAAAATCTATGTGTGTGTGGAGTCTCCAATCTTGACGAAATGGGGATCTTTTTGAAGGCTCTATTTCTGTATGTTGGCATATGACACGATATTAGTGGTCTGTATGTACTGAAAATAAAAAAGATGGTGTTGGCAAAGCTAATCTATTGTCTTCCTTTATAACATGACCGGGCACGAGAGTTCGAGTTAAGGAGCTAAATTGGCAGCTTTGGAGACCGATTTCAGATTGCCCGGATAAGTTATTCTAGTCTAGCCTAGAACGAGGAATAAGCAGTGGCCTATGTCTTCAAGCTTCGTTTATTCTCACTGCTGCCTTTTCAGGTTCAGAAAACTGTGCGGCACTGAAATGTCCAGTTCAACATTGGGATCAAAACAACAAGCAAGACACAGAGGCAAAATAGTTGTGTATTATGAATAGTTTCAGTAGGTGTATAGAAAGGTTGAACCCAATTATGACAATTGTAACTGTATTGCATCTAGATACCTAGGATGACAGCACTGTTGCAACTTATTTGTAGACCACTGAGATTGCTGACGCAATGATTCAATCCAACGAACAGTCACTAGTACCCCCACTCTATGCTTCCTGTTTCGTGCAGTGGTATTGCCAACAGAATCCTGAACAGGTTTCGTTTTGTGTAGCAAATCCTTTTTTTGGAAATACACAATCAAATGCTCGAGAACAATTCAGGACACTATGATTAAGAACAATTCACGACCCTGTCATTTCTCTGAATCACCTGCAACAAACAATTGTTTTACTTCAGCTACTTATTTGTCAGAACGATAATACTGAAATTGAATGGAAACTGTCAATTGCCTATCTGTTCCACAATACATATCCACATATCCTTGGACAAGAGTTACAAACGGTCAATCCCCCAGCTGATCTGGCTCATCTCGATTGGGCTTTGGCTCTTTAGTCCTTGACATTTTTCTAATAAAAAAAGAGTTTTTTACAGACTCTCATGTCCGTCCTAATCCTTAGTCTGGTAAGTAGACAATCACGTAACACCCTAAACAATGAACTAAAACCAGCAGAGCATATTCGTGAAGGTGTCCGGTCTGAAACATGGATTAATGTGTCCTCAGTCTTCACATAATCAGATGCTCTATATGAGGGAGCATACTGCATACATGCATCATCGTACCAATCCAAAGTTTGCACAACTGTGCATATTTCAAGATTTGTGAGAGTACACCACAGTGGGTAAGAAAAATGTTGGCTGGAGGCTGGTCTAAATCATTCATCAGAAAAACTGGATTTGGttattcttttatttggattggtAAGGAAGAGGAATAATAGGCCATACTCTGGAGCTATATATCTTAGTGTTCTTCTTTGAAGTGCAGAAACTTTGGGACACTAAATACTCAAGATTGGTAAAAGCAAAGCTATGAACAATATCCACTCACGTGTTGGCTCTGCAGGAAAGCAAATACCTATACCCTCAGCACTTGGTAGGTTTATGAAAAGGTTGGACCCTTTCTATTTACCAATTTTAGTTGGTCTTTCTAGTTGCTACTAGTAATCTAGGATTCCTAAGCACTATTGCAAGTTGAGGGTATCTAGTCTTGTAGGTATGATGATGCCTGCAGAATATCCAACGGAGgttttgtaagaaaaacctcgCAATTCCACAATCTTAATTCCAGATATCATAATACTGATCACAGTGTCATTTTCTTAAAAGAAGTTTCGTAGTCCGTACTCTGTTTCCTTTTTTTGTGACCTACTCTGTTTCTGTCAATTAGAAAATTTAACAAAAATGGTACTTGGATAAAATGTCAGATCCAAAACCCATGGCTCCATGTTATTCTCACATATATCATATAGACAAGAACCCCACCATGAACCATGGCACATATGCTAACGGTTACATGGAATGCTCTTCCAACAACATTCTTGCATAAAAGCTTCAGGAACAGTTACAGTGGGGAACAACAGAACACAGATATACTGGCACACATATTCAGAAGATCCAACCCAGACTCTCCCTACTTCCCAACCAGGGTGTACTTGTGCCGTCGGTTGTTCCGAAGCACGCAGCACCCGAGGGAGTAGACGACGATAAGGAGCACGATGAACGCCGCATTGATGATGGCAATCTTCTTCCAGCTGTTCTTGAGGTTCCCCAGGACGCCGGCCTTGCAAGACTGGCAGCCGTAGCAGAGCTCGGACTGGTCGTTCGACCAGGTATTGCAGTCAGGGTTGGACGAATTGCTGGGGCTAGGGGGCTTGGTCCAATAGGTCTCGTTCAGGTATGTGAAGTTGCATTCAGTTGGGGGCTTGCAGCATCCAGACTGCAAAACGGAAGTTGAATAAGTTCAGTTCACATTGCCCTTAACCTCAAACTCATTCTGGCTTTTCGTTACATTTTGTAAACTAAACGGGGGGAACCGAGTTTATTAACAGCTGAATGGAAACTCTTGCTAATTCCATGCTATCTGGAAAAAAGAAAGGAGCAGTGGGTCTAATTTTTGCAGGAACACAAGTGACCAGATATATTTTTTTCAACCATATTCATGATCAGGGCTGAATCAGAGTGTGTAGACTTGACCTTTTTGTAATGCGCTGCAACTTGCAAATAAGATATGGTTTATGAAAAAACACATGTAGAGTGTAGGTGCATGGTCTTGCAAGCGCACATCTAAGACCGAATCAATAGATGTAGGTCACGGTCTCGCCGTCACTATATTCTAATAGAAAGTTGGCATTAGTTCACAAGAGTTGTTAAAGTTGATGAAAACCCTATGATGTGGATCGCTGGCTTGGCCTGGTCATCTAATCTAGCAATTGCACAAGACTTTGATGAAGTCGCTAAATATCACATTGACAGATGCCAGAGGAAAGGTGCTAACTTG
The Panicum hallii strain FIL2 chromosome 6, PHallii_v3.1, whole genome shotgun sequence genome window above contains:
- the LOC112897429 gene encoding transcription factor IBH1-like 1, with amino-acid sequence MHAPRKFRKAFMAQLLVSLRAAGQASKSMGLRERRDAVRLSSDVAMALASARTRSAPRSSAAWARALVARHAVERRNEALMRRIMGGAGYEMAAAAAAAARSRKEARSRRIVRRSRRVCSSSAGRRRTVSLAAAAASGGAVRCSAMAAARRMVKARLRVLRSLVPGGEALRGLSLLSETLDYVVCLKTQVELMQCLCKGSRPKLG